The genomic interval CGCACGTCGTCGGCCACGTCCCAGGCCGCCTTCATCGCGATGCCGAGATCCGCCAACGCGCCGACATGGCAGATCTCGCCGTCATTGCCGCCGGCCACGGAGCGGATCGGGATCTCGACCGATTCCTCGCCGCGCCACAGCCGCCACTGGCTCGGCGCCGGATCGCCCACCGTCAGGCAGGCATGGCCGGCGAGGTCGAAGGGATCGCGCGGCGTACCGGCCTTCGCGAGATAGGCCGGGGAGGCGCACAGAACGCGCGCGTCCGGCACGAAGGCGCGGGCGATCAGGCGGCTGTCGGCGAGGGGCGCCTGCCGCATGGCCACGTCGATTCGGCGCTCCACGAGGTCGAGGACGTCGTCGCTGGTCAGGATCTGGACCGAGATGTCGGGGTGGCGGGCGAGGAAGCGGGGCAGGCGCGGCGCGATCTGCCGCTGCGCGAAGCCCGCCGTGGCCGTTACGCGGACGACGCCGCTGGCACCGTCGCCGCAGACCTCCTCCGCCGCCTGGATGGCGTCGAGCGCCATCCGGCAGCGCCCGAGGAATTCCTGGCCCTCCTCGGTCAGGCCGAGCTGGCGCGTCGTCCGCTGGAGCAGGCGGACGCCGAGCTGCGCCTCCAGGCGCTTGAGTCGCTTGGAAACCACGGTGAG from Methylobacterium sp. AMS5 carries:
- a CDS encoding LysR family transcriptional regulator, encoding MRRMGRLDSIDDLRVFDAIMRAGSLSGAAQELDVSLTVVSKRLKRLEAQLGVRLLQRTTRQLGLTEEGQEFLGRCRMALDAIQAAEEVCGDGASGVVRVTATAGFAQRQIAPRLPRFLARHPDISVQILTSDDVLDLVERRIDVAMRQAPLADSRLIARAFVPDARVLCASPAYLAKAGTPRDPFDLAGHACLTVGDPAPSQWRLWRGEESVEIPIRSVAGGNDGEICHVGALADLGIAMKAAWDVADDVRTGRLVRILPDWWGGTDRWVRIVYPARLHQPRRVRAFIAFMEDEMTTSLAESADLGLFEAAALAKLQPRIDAVRRRPEPKLAEPRLAEPGLAEAKPA